A region of the Vibrio chagasii genome:
GCTCACCGCTGGCAGTGTCTCGCCTGCATTCACCGCGTCAACACCCGCTTGCGTCAGTACCACATCGGTGCCGCTGATCGCGTAGTAACCATCGGTGTTTGTGCCCGGCGTGAAGGCCACACTTGGTGTGCCGTCTTCTTCATCCGACGCCGTGAACGTCGCCACCACGGTATCTACCGCCGCGTCGTTTTCATTGAACGCTGCCTCTGCCACCACATCGATGGTTGGGCCGTCATTTTGAGCGTTATAAGTTGGTGTATCGCTGTCAACCGCCGTCGCATTGTCGCTATCGGTCGCCGTTAGGCTCACCGCTGGCAGTGTCTCGCCTGCATTCACCGCGTCAACACCCGCTTGCGTCAGTACCACATCGGTGCCGCTGATCGCGTAGTAACCATCGGTGTTTGTGCCCGGCGTGAAGGCCACACTTGGTGTGCCGTCTTCTTCATCCGACGCCGTGAACGTCGCCACCACGGTATCTACCGCCGCGTCGTTTTCATTGAACGCTGCCTCTGCCACCACATCGATGGTTGGGCCGTCATTTTGAGCGTTATAAGTTGGTGTATCGCTGTCAACCGCCGTCGCATTGTCGCTATCGGTCGCCGTTAGGCTCACCGCTGGCAGTGTCTCGCCTGCATTCACCGCGTCAACACCCGCTTGCGTCAGTACCACATCGGTGCCGCTGATCGCGTAGTAACCATCGGTGTTTGTGCCCGGCGTGAAGGCCACACTTGGTGTGCCGTCTTCTTCATCCGACGCCGTGAACGTCGCCACCACGGTATCTACCGCCGCGTCGTTTTCATTGAACGCTGCCTCTGCCACCACATCGATGGTTGGGCCGTCATTTTGAGCGTTATAAGTTGGTGTATCGCTGTCAACCGCCGTCGCATTGTCGCTATCGGTCGCCGTTAGGCTCACCGCTGGCAGTGTCTCGCCTGCATTCACCGCGTCAACACCCGCTTGCGTCAGTACCACATCGGTGCCGCTGATCGCGTAGTAACCATCGGTGTTTGTGCCCGGCGTGAAGGCCACACTTGGTGTGCCGTCTTCTTCATCCGACGCCGTGAACGTCGCCACCACGGTATCTACCGCCGCGTCGTTTTCATTGAACGCTGCCTCTGCCACCACATCGATGGTTGGGCCGTCATTTTGAGCGTTATAAGTTGGTGTATCGCTGTCAACCGCCGTCGCATTGTCGCTATCGGTCGCCGTTAGGCTCACCGCTGGCAGTGTCTCGCCTGCATTCACCGCGTCAACACCCGCTTGCGTCAGTACCACATCGGTGCCGCTGATCGCGTAGTAACCATCGGTGTTTGTGCCCGGCGTGAAGGCCACACTTGGTGTGCCGTCTTCTTCATCCGACGCCGTGAACGTCGCCACCACGGTATCTACCGCCGCGTCGTTTTCATTGAACGCTGCCTCTGCCACCACATCGATGGTTGGGCCGTCATTTTGAGCGTTATAAGTTGGTGTATCGCTGTCAACCGCCGTCGCATTGTCGCTATCGGTCGCCGTTAGGCTCACCGCTGGCAGTGTCTCGCCTGCATTCACCGCGTCAACACCCGCTTGCGTCAGTACCACATCGGTGCCGCTGATCGCGTAGTAACCATCGGTGTTTGTGCCCGGCGTGAAGGCCACACTTGGTGTGCCGTCTTCTTCATCCGACGCCGTGAACGTCGCCACCACGGTATCTACCGCCGCGTCGTTTTCATTGAACGCTGCCTCTGCCACCACATCGATGGTTGGGCCGTCATTTTGAGCGTTATAAGTTGGTGTATCGCTGTCAACCGCCGTCGCATTGTCGCTATCGGTCGCCGTTAGGCTCACCGCTGGCAGTGTCTCGCCTGCATTCACCGCGTCAACACCCGCTTGCGTCAGTACCACATCGGTGCCGCTGATCGCGTAGTAACCATCGGTGTTTGTGCCCGGCGTGAAGGCCACACTTGGTGTGCCGTCTTCTTCATCCGACGCCGTGAACGTCGCCACCACGGTATCTACCGCCGCGTCGTTTTCATTGAACGCTGCCTCTGCCACCACATCGATGGTTGGGCCGTCATTTTGAGCGTTATAAGTTGGTGTATCGCTGTCAACCGCCGTCGCATTGTCGCTATCGGTCGCCGTTAGGCTCACCGCTGGCAGTGTCTCGCCTGCATTCACCGCGTCAACACCCGCTTGCGTCAGTACCACATCGGTGCCGCTGATCGCGTAGTAACCATCGGTGTTTGTGCCCGGCGTGAAGGCCACACTTGGTGTGCCGTCTTCTTCATCCGACGCCGTGAACGTCGCCACCACGGTATCTACCGCCGCGTCGTTTTCATTGAACGCTGCCTCTGCCACCACATCGATGGTTGGGCCGTCATTTTGAGCGTTATAAGTTGGTGTATCGCTGTCAACCGCCGTCGCATTGTCGCTATCGGTCGCCGTTAGGCTCACCGCTGGCAGTGTCTCGCCTGCATTCACCGCGTCAACACCCGCTTGCGTCAGTACCACATCGGTGCCGCTGATCGCGTAGTAACCATCGGTGTTTGTGCCCGGCGTGAAGGCCACACTTGGTGTGCCGTCTTCTTCATCCGACGCCGTGAACGTCGCCACCACGGTATCTACCGCCGCGTCGTTTTCATTGAACGCTGCCTCTGCCACCACATCGATGGTTGGGCCGTCATTTTGAGCGTTATAAGTTGGTGTATCGCTGTCAACCGCCGTCGCATTGTCGCTATCGGTCGCCGTTAGGCTCACCGCTGGCAGTGTCTCGCCTGCATTCACCGCGTCAACACCCGCTTGCGTCAGTACCACATCGGTGCCGCTGATCGCGTAGTAACCATCGGTGTTTGTGCCCGGCGTGAAGGCCACACTTGGTGTGCCGTCTTCTTCATCCGACGCCGTGAACGTCGCCACCACGGTATCTACCGCCGCGTCGTTTTCATTGAACGCTGCCTCTGCCACCACATCGATGGTTGGGCCGTCATTTTGAGCGTTATAAGTTGGTGTATCGCTGTCAACCGCCGTCGCATTGTCGCTATCGGTCGCCGTTAGGCTCACCGCTGGCAGTGTCTCGCCTGCATTCACCGCGTCAACACCCGCTTGCGTCAGTACCACATCGGTGCCGCTGATCGCGTAGTAACCATCGGTGTTTGTGCCCGGCGTGAAGGCCACACTTGGTGTGCCGTCTTCTTCATCCGACGCCGTGAACGTCGCCACCACGGTATCTACCGCCGCGTCGTTTTCATTGAACGCTGCCTCTGCCACCACATCGATGGTTGGGCCGTCATTTTGAGCGTTATAAGTTGGTGTATCGCTGTCAACCGCCGTCGCATTGTCGCTATCGGTCGCCGTTAGGCTCACCGCTGGCAGTGTCTCGCCTGCATTCACCGCGTCAACACCCGCTTGCGTCAGTACCACATCGGTGCCGCTGATCGCGTAGTAACCATCGGTGTTTGTGCCCGGCGTGAAGGCCACACTTGGTGTGCCGTCTTCTTCATCCGACGCCGTGAACGTCGCCACCACGGTATCTACCGCCGCGTCGTTTTCATTGAACGCTGCCTCTGCCACCACATCGATGGTTGGGCCGTCATTTTGAGCGTTATAAGTTGGTGTATCGCTGTCAACCGCCGTCGCATTGTCGCTATCGGTCGCCGTTAGGCTCACCGCTGGCAGTGTCTCGCCTGCATTCACCGCGTCAACACCCGCTTGCGTCAGTACCACATCGGTGCCGCTGATCGCGTAGTAACCATCGGTGTTTGTGCCCGGCGTGAAGGCCACACTTGGTGTGCCGTCTTCTTCATCCGACGCCGTGAACGTCGCCACCACGGTATCTACCGCCGCGTCGTTTTCATTGAACGCTGCCTCTGCCACCACATCGATGGTTGGGCCGTCATTTTGAGCGTTATAAGTTGGTGTATCGCTGTCAACCGCCGTCGCATTGTCGCTATCGGTCGCCGTTAGGCTCACCGCTGGCAGTGTCTCGCCTGCATTCACCGCGTCAACACCCGCTTGCGTCAGTACCACATCGGTGCCGCTGATCGCGTAGTAACCATCGGTGTTTGTGCCCGGCGTGAAGGCCACACTTGGTGTGCCGTCTTCTTCATCCGACGCCGTGAACGTCGCCACCACGGTATCTACCGCCGCGTCGTTTTCATTGAACGCTGCCTCTGCCACCACATCGATGGTTGGGCCGTCATTTTGAGCGTTATAAGTTGGTGTATCGCTGTCAACCGCCGTCGCATTGTCGCTATCGGTCGCCGTTAGGCTCACCGCTGGCAGTGTCTCGCCTGCATTCACCGCGTCAACACCCGCTTGCGTCAGTACCACATCGGTGCCGCTGATCGCGTAGTAACCATCGGTGTTTGTGCCCGGCGTGAAGGCCACACTTGGTGTGCCGTCTTCTTCATCCGACGCCGTGAACGTCGCCACCACGGTATCTACCGCCGCGTCGTTTTCATTGAACGCTGCCTCTGCCACCACATCGATGGTTGGGCCGTCATTTTGAGCGTTATAAGTTGGTGTATCGCTGTCAACCGCCGTCGCATTGTCGCTATCGGTCGCCGTTAGGCTCACCGCTGGCAGTGTCTCGCCTGCATTCACCGCGTCAACACCCGCTTGCGTCAGTACCACATCGGTGCCGCTGATCGCGTAGTAACCATCGGTGTTTGTGCCCGGCGTGAAGGCCACACTTGGTGTGCCGTCTTCTTCATCCGACGCCGTGAACGTCGCCACCACGGTATCTACCGCCGCGTCGTTTTCATTGAACGCTGCCTCTGCCACCACATCGATGGTTGGGCCGTCATTTTGAGCGTTATAAGTTGGTGTATCGCTGTCAACCGCCGTCGCATTGTCGCTATCGGTCGCCGTTAGGCTCACCGCTGGCAGTGTCTCGCCTGCATTCACCGCGTCAACACCCGCTTGCGTCAGTACCACATCGGTGCCGCTGATCGCGTAGTAACCATCGGTGTTTGTGCCCGGCGTGAAGGCCACACTTGGTGTGCCGTCTTCTTCATCCGACGCCGTGAACGTCGCCACCACGGTATCTACCGCCGCGTCGTTTTCATTGAACGCTGCCTCTGCCACCACATCGATGGTTGGGCCGTCATTTTGAGCGTTATAAGTTGGTGTATCGCTGTCAACCGCCGTCGCATTGTCGCTATCGGTCGCCGTTAGGCTCACCGCTGGCAGTGTCTCGCCTGCATTCACCGCGTCAACACCCGCTTGCGTCAGTACCACATCGGTGCCGCTGATCGCGTAGTAACCATCGGTGTTTGTGCCCGGCGTGAAGGCCACACTTGGTGTGCCGTCTTCTTCATCCGACGCCGTGAACGTCGCCACCACGGTATCTACCGCCGCGTCGTTTTCATTGAACGCTGCCTCTGCCACCACATCGATGGTTGGGCCGTCATTTTGAGCGTTATAAGTTGGTGTATCGCTGTCAACCGCCGTCGCATTGTCGCTATCGGTCGCCGTTAGGCTCACCGCTGGCAGTGTCTCGCCTGCATTCACCGCGTCAACACCCGCTTGCGTCAGTACCACATCGGTGCCGCTGATCGCGTAGTAACCATCGGTGTTTGTGCCCGGCGTGAAGGCCACACTTGGTGTGCCGTCTTCTTCATCCGACGCCGTGAACGTCGCCACCACGGTATCTACCGCCGCGTCGTTTTCATTGAACGCTGCCTCTGCCACCACATCGATGGTTGGGCCGTCATTTTGAGCGTTATAAGTTGGTGTATCGCTGTCAACCGCCGTCGCATTGTCGCTATCGGTCGCCGTTAGGCTCACCGCTGGCAGTGTCTCGCCTGCATTCACCGCGTCAACACCCGCTTGCGTCAGTACCACATCGGTGCCGCTGATCGCGTAGTAACCATCGGTGTTTGTGCCCGGCGTGAAGGCCACACTTGGTGTGCCGTCTTCTTCATCCGACGCCGTGAACGTCGCCACCACGGTATCTACCGCCGCGTCGTTTTCATTGAACGCTGCCTCTGCCACCACATCGATGGTTGGGCCGTCATTTTGAGCGTTATAAGTTGGTGTATCGCTGTCAACCGCCGTCGCATTGTCGCTATCGGTCGCCGTTAGGCTCACCGCTGGCAGTGTCTCGCCTGCATTCACCGCGTCAACACCCGCTTGCGTCAGTACCACATCGGTGCCGCTGATCGCGTAGTAACCATCGGTGTTTGTGCCCGGCGTGAAGGCCACACTTGGTGTGCCGTCTTCTTCATCCGACGCCGTGAACGTCGCCACCACGGTATCTACCGCCGCGTCGTTTTCATTGAACGCTGCCTCTGCCACCACATCGATGGTTGGGCCGTCATTTTGAGCGTTATAAGTTGGTGTATCGCTGTCAACCGCCGTCGCATTGTCGCTATCGGTCGCCGTTAGGCTCACCGCTGGCAGTGTCTCGCCTGCATTCACCGCGTCAACACCCGCTTGCGTCAGTACCACATCGGTGCCGCTGATCGCGTAGTAACCATCGGTGTTTGTGCCCGGCGTGAAGGCCACACTTGGTGTGCCGTCTTCTTCATCCGACGCCGTGAACGTCGCCACCACGGTATCTACCGCCGCGTCGTTTTCATTGAACGCTGCCTCTGCCACCACATCGATGGTTGGGCCGTCATTTTGAGCGTTATAAGTTGGTGTATCGCTGTCAACCGCCGTCGCATTGTCGCTATCGGTCGCCGTTAGGCTCACCGCTGGCAGTGTCTCGCCTGCATTCACCGCGTCAACACCCGCTTGCGTCAGTACCACATCGGTGCCGCTGATCGCGTAGTAACCATCGGTGTTTGTGCCCGGCGTGAAGGCCACACTTGGTGTGCCGTCTTCTTCATCCGACGCCGTGAACGTCGCCACCACGGTATCTACCGCCGCGTCGTTTTCATTGAACGCTGCCTCTGCCACCACATCGATGGTTGGGCCGTCATTTTGAGCGTTATAAGTTGGTGTATCGCTGTCAACCGCCGTCGCATTGTCGCTATCGGTCGCCGTTAGGCTCACCGCTGGCAGTGTCTCGCCTGCATTCACCGCGTCAACACCCGCTTGCGTCAGTACCACATCGGTGCCGCTGATCGCGTAGTAACCATCGGTGTTTGTGCCCGGCGTGAAGGCCACACTTGGTGTGCCGTCTTCTTCATCCGACGCCGTGAACGTCGCCACCACGGTATCTACCGCCGCGTCGTTTTCATTGAACGCTGCCTCTGCCACCACATCGATGGTTGGGCCGTCATTTTGAGCGTTATAAGTTGGTGTATCGCTGTCAACCGCCGTCGCATTGTCGCTATCGGTCGCCGTTAGGCTCACCGCTGGCAGTGTCTCGCCTGCATTCACCGCGTCAACACCCGCTTGCGTCAGTACCACATCGGTGCCGCTGATCGCGTAGTAACCATCGGTGTTTGTGCCCGGCGTGAAGGCCACACTTGGTGTGCCGTCTTCTTCATCCGACGCCGTGAACGTCGCCACCACGGTATCTACCGCCGCGTCGTTTTCATTGAACGCTGCCTCTGCCACCACATCGATGGTTGGGCCGTCATTTTGAGCGTTATAAGTTGGTGTATCGCTGTCAACCGCCGTCGCATTGTCGCTATCGGTCGCCGTTAGGCTCACCGCTGGCAGTGTCTCGCCTGCATTCACCGCGTCAACACCCGCTTGCGTCAGTACCACATCGGTGCCGCTGATCGCGTAGTAACCATCGGTGTTTGTGCCCGGCGTGAAGGCCACACTTGGTGTGCCGTCTTCTTCATCCGACGCCGTGAACGTCGCCACCACGGTATCTACCGCCGCGTCGTTTTCATTGAACGCTGCCTCTGCCACCACATCGATGGTTGGGCCGTCATTTTGAGCGTTATAAGTTGGTGTATCGCTGTCAACCGCCGTCGCATTGTCGCTATCGGTCGCCGTTAGGCTCACCGCTGGCAGTGTCTCGCCTGCATTCACCGCGTCAACACCCGCTTGCGTCAGTACCACATCGGTGCCGCTGATCGCGTAGTAACCATCGGTGTTTGTGCCCGGCGTGAAGGCCACACTTGGTGTGCCGTCTTCTTCATCCGACGCCGTGAACGTCGCCACCACGGTATCTACCGCCGCGTCGTTTTCATTGAACGCTGCCTCTGCCACCACATCGATGGTTGGGCCGTCATTTTGAGCGTTATAAGTTGGTGTATCGCTGTCAACCGCCGTCGCATTGTCGCTATCGGTCGCCGTTAGGCTCACCGCTGGCAGTGTCTCGCCTGCATTCACCGCGTCAACACCCGCTTGCGTCAGTACCACATCGGTGCCGCTGATCGCGTAGTAACCATCGGTGTTTGTGCCCGGCGTGAAGGCCACACTTGGTGTGCCGTCTTCTTCATCCGACGCCGTGAACGTCGCCACCACGGTATCTACCGCCGCGTCGTTTTCATTGAACGCTGCCTCTGCCACCACATCGATGGTTGGGCCGTCATTTTGAGCGTTATAAGTTGGTGTATCGCTGTCAACCGCCGTCGCATTGTCGCTATCGGTCGCCGTTAGGCTCACCGCTGGCAGTGTCTCGCCTGCATTCACCGCGTCAACACCCGCTTGCGTCAGTACCACATCGGTGCCGCTGATCGCGTAGTAACCATCGGTGTTTGTGCCCGGCGTGAAGGCCACACTTGGTGTGCCGTCTTCTTCATCCGACGCCGTGAACGTCGCCACCACGGTATCTACCGCCGCGTCGTTTTCATTGAACGCTGCCTCTGCCACCACATCGATGGTTGGGCCGTCATTGATTTCCTCCACATCAACATTAACAGTAATAGTGTCTGTTCCGCCATTTCCATCGCTAACAACAACAGTGAAGCTATCATTGCCGTTGTAATTTTCGTTTGGTGTGTAGGTCCAGTTGCCGTCTTCATCTACAACAACGGTGCCGTTGGATGGTTCAGTGCCTTTAGAGAAGTTTAATGAATCACCATCAGTGTCAGATGCTGAAAGGCTACCGTTGACTGGTGTGTCTTCATCAGTAGTTACGGCTATATTGTCGCCAAGTGGGTTGCCATTTGTATCTGTAATAAGTGGGGTATCGTTGACAGGGTTAACGCCAACATTCACAGTGATCGTATCAGTACCACCTTGGCCATCGGATACAACGACCGAGAAACTATCGTCACCATTGAAATCATTATTTGGGATGTATGTCCAACTACCATCACTGTTTAAAGTGACGGTTCCGTTTGCTGGCGGTTGGGACATAGCAAAAGAAAGAGCATCATTATCGTCGTCAGAAGCACTTAATGTACCGCTAACAGGGGTATCTTCATCCGTTGTGAAAGAGACAGTACCTCCGACAACGACATTGTTGGCATCTGTAAATAGAGGGGCGCTATTAGATTCAGTTGAAGATTCTGAGATAGAACGATAGGCATCAAGAAGGCTTAAACTTTGAGTGCGGGACATGCCCAACGCTTCGAAGCCTTCGGTTACGAACTCGGTATCAGGGATAGTTTCTTCACCATCTCGCTCAATGGTACCGCTGGTGCCTAGACTTGAACCATTTTGACCAACAGCGGTTGCGAACTCTTCACCTAATTCTGCAGGGTCTTGACCTTCTTCTAA
Encoded here:
- a CDS encoding Ig-like domain-containing protein is translated as MDMTTLNLAGALALGQRIVISTDGTIKVLEEGESLQAGDVILESLNESNSPEVSAKRFSPEDGEIELDQDIADIFAALEEGQDPAELGEEFATAVGQNGSSLGTSGTIERDGEETIPDTEFVTEGFEALGMSRTQSLSLLDAYRSISESSTESNSAPLFTDANNVVVGGTVSFTTDEDTPVSGTLSASDDDNDALSFAMSQPPANGTVTLNSDGSWTYIPNNDFNGDDSFSVVVSDGQGGTDTITVNVGVNPVNDTPLITDTNGNPLGDNIAVTTDEDTPVNGSLSASDTDGDSLNFSKGTEPSNGTVVVDEDGNWTYTPNENYNGNDSFTVVVSDGNGGTDTITVNVDVEEINDGPTIDVVAEAAFNENDAAVDTVVATFTASDEEDGTPSVAFTPGTNTDGYYAISGTDVVLTQAGVDAVNAGETLPAVSLTATDSDNATAVDSDTPTYNAQNDGPTIDVVAEAAFNENDAAVDTVVATFTASDEEDGTPSVAFTPGTNTDGYYAISGTDVVLTQAGVDAVNAGETLPAVSLTATDSDNATAVDSDTPTYNAQNDGPTIDVVAEAAFNENDAAVDTVVATFTASDEEDGTPSVAFTPGTNTDGYYAISGTDVVLTQAGVDAVNAGETLPAVSLTATDSDNATAVDSDTPTYNAQNDGPTIDVVAEAAFNENDAAVDTVVATFTASDEEDGTPSVAFTPGTNTDGYYAISGTDVVLTQAGVDAVNAGETLPAVSLTATDSDNATAVDSDTPTYNAQNDGPTIDVVAEAAFNENDAAVDTVVATFTASDEEDGTPSVAFTPGTNTDGYYAISGTDVVLTQAGVDAVNAGETLPAVSLTATDSDNATAVDSDTPTYNAQNDGPTIDVVAEAAFNENDAAVDTVVATFTASDEEDGTPSVAFTPGTNTDGYYAISGTDVVLTQAGVDAVNAGETLPAVSLTATDSDNATAVDSDTPTYNAQNDGPTIDVVAEAAFNENDAAVDTVVATFTASDEEDGTPSVAFTPGTNTDGYYAISGTDVVLTQAGVDAVNAGETLPAVSLTATDSDNATAVDSDTPTYNAQNDGPTIDVVAEAAFNENDAAVDTVVATFTASDEEDGTPSVAFTPGTNTDGYYAISGTDVVLTQAGVDAVNAGETLPAVSLTATDSDNATAVDSDTPTYNAQNDGPTIDVVAEAAFNENDAAVDTVVATFTASDEEDGTPSVAFTPGTNTDGYYAISGTDVVLTQAGVDAVNAGETLPAVSLTATDSDNATAVDSDTPTYNAQNDGPTIDVVAEAAFNENDAAVDTVVATFTASDEEDGTPSVAFTPGTNTDGYYAISGTDVVLTQAGVDAVNAGETLPAVSLTATDSDNATAVDSDTPTYNAQNDGPTIDVVAEAAFNENDAAVDTVVATFTASDEEDGTPSVAFTPGTNTDGYYAISGTDVVLTQAGVDAVNAGETLPAVSLTATDSDNATAVDSDTPTYNAQNDGPTIDVVAEAAFNENDAAVDTVVATFTASDEEDGTPSVAFTPGTNTDGYYAISGTDVVLTQAGVDAVNAGETLPAVSLTATDSDNATAVDSDTPTYNAQNDGPTIDVVAEAAFNENDAAVDTVVATFTASDEEDGTPSVAFTPGTNTDGYYAISGTDVVLTQAGVDAVNAGETLPAVSLTATDSDNATAVDSDTPTYNAQNDGPTIDVVAEAAFNENDAAVDTVVATFTASDEEDGTPSVAFTPGTNTDGYYAISGTDVVLTQAGVDAVNAGETLPAVSLTATDSDNATAVDSDTPTYNAQNDGPTIDVVAEAAFNENDAAVDTVVATFTASDEEDGTPSVAFTPGTNTDGYYAISGTDVVLTQAGVDAVNAGETLPAVSLTATDSDNATAVDSDTPTYNAQNDGPTIDVVAEAAFNENDAAVDTVVATFTASDEEDGTPSVAFTPGTNTDGYYAISGTDVVLTQAGVDAVNAGETLPAVSLTATDSDNATAVDSDTPTYNAQNDGPTIDVVAEAAFNENDAAVDTVVATFTASDEEDGTPSVAFTPGTNTDGYYAISGTDVVLTQAGVDAVNAGETLPAVSLTATDSDNATAVDSDTPTYNAQNDGPTIDVVAEAAFNENDAAVDTVVATFTASDEEDGTPSVAFTPGTNTDGYYAISGTDVVLTQAGVDAVNAGETLPAVSLTATDSDNATAVDSDTPTYNAQNDGPTIDVVAEAAFNENDAAVDTVVATFTASDEEDGTPSVAFTPGTNTDGYYAISGTDVVLTQAGVDAVNAGETLPAVSLTATDSDNATAVDSDTPTYNAQNDGPTIDVVAEAAFNENDAAVDTVVATFTASDEEDGTPSVAFTPGTNTDGYYAISGTDVVLTQAGVDAVNAGETLPAVSLTATDSDNATAVDSDTPTYNAQNDGPTIDVVAEAAFNENDAAVDTVVATFTASDEEDGTPSVAFTPGTNTDGYYAISGTDVVLTQAGVDAVNAGETLPAVSLTATDSDNATAVDSDTPTYNAQNDGPTIDVVAEAAFNENDAAVDTVVATFTASDEEDGTPSVAFTPGTNTDGYYAISGTDVVLTQAGVDAVNAGETLPAVSLTATDSDNATAVDSDTPTYNAQNDGPTIDVVAEAAFNENDAAVDTVVATFTASDEEDGTPSVAFTPGTNTDGYYAISGTDVVLTQAGVDAVNAGETLPAVSLTATDSDNATAVDSDTPTYNAQNDGPTIDVVAEAAFNENDAAVDTVVATFTASDEEDGTPSVAFTPGTNTDGYYAISGTDVVLTQAGVDAVNAGETLPAVSLTATDSDNATAVDSDTPTYNAQNDGPTIDVVAEAAFNENDAAVDTVVATFTASDEEDGTPSVAFTPGTNTDGYYAISGTDVVLTQAGVDAVNAGETLPAVSLTATDSDNATAVDSDTPTYNAQNDGPTIDVVAEAAFNENDAAVDTVVATFTASDEEDGTPSVAFTPGTNTDGYYAISGTDVVLTQAGVDAVNAGETLPAVSLTATDSDNATAVDSDTPTYNAQNDGPTIDVVAEAAFNENDAAVDTVVATFTASDEEDGTPSVAFTPGTNTDGYYAISGTDVVLTQAGVDAVNAGETLPAVSLTATDSDNATAVDSDTPTYNAQNDGPTIDVVAEAAFNENDAAVDTVVATFTASDEEDGTPSVAFTPGTNTDGYYAISGTDVVLTQAGVDAVNAGETLPAVSLTATDSDNATAVDSDTPTYNAQNDGPTIDVVAEAAFNENDAAVDTVVATFTASDEEDGTPSVAFTPGTNTDGYYAISGTDVVLTQAGVDAVNAGETLPAVSLTATDSDNATAVDSDTPTYNAQNDGPTIDVVAEAAFNENDAAVDTVVATFTASDEEDGTPSVAFTPGTNTDGYYAISGTDVVLTQAGVDAVNAGETLPAVSLTATDSDNATAVDSDTPTYNAQNDGPTIDVVAEAAFNENDAAVDTVVATFTASDEEDGTPSVAFTPGTNTDGYYAISGTDVVLTQAGVDAVNAGETLPAVSLTATDSDNATAVDSDTPTYNAQNDGPTIDVVAEAAFNENDAAVDTVVATFTASDEEDGTPSVAFTPGTNTDGYYAISGTDVVLTQAGVDAVNAGETLPAVSLTATDSDNATAVDSDTPTYNAQNDGPTIDVVAEAAFNENDAAVDTVVATFTASDEEDGTPSVAFTPGTNTDGYYAISGTDVVLTQAGVDAVNAGETLPAVSLTATDSDNATAVDSDTPTYNAQNDGPTIDVVAEAAFNENDAAVDTVVATFTASDEEDGTPSVAFTPGTNTDGYYAISGTDVVLTQAGVDAVNAGETLPAVSLTATDSDNATAVDSDTPTYNAQNDGPTIDVVAEAAFNENDAAVDTVVATFTASDEEDGTPSVAFTPGTNTDGYYAISGTDVVLTQAGVDAVNAGETLPAVSLTATDSDNATAVDSDTPTYNAQNDGPTIDVVAEAAFNENDAAVDTVVATFTASDEEDGTPSVAFTPGTNTDGYYAISGTDVVLTQAGVDAVNAGETLPAVSLTATDSDNATAVDSDTPTYNAQNDGPTIDVVAEAAFNENDAAVDTVVATFTASDEEDGTPSVAFTPGTNTDGYYAISGTDVVLTQAGVDAVNAGETLPAVSLTATDSDNATAVDSDTPTYNAQNDGPTIDVVAEAAFNENDAAVDTVVATFTASDEEDGTPSVAFTPGTNTDGYYAISGTDVVLTQAGVDAVNAGETLPAVSLTATDSDNATAVDSDTPTYNAQNDGPTIDVVAEAAFNENDAAVDTVVATFTASDEEDGTPSVAFTPGTNTDGYYAISGTDVVLTQAGVDAVNAGETLPAVSLTATDSDNATAVDSDTPTYNAQNDGPTIDVVAEAAFNENDAAVDTVVATFTASDEEDGTPSVAFTPGTNTDGYYAISGTDVVLTQAGVDAVNAGETLPAVSLTATDSDNATAVDSDTPTYNAQNDGPTIDVVAEAAFNENDAAVDTVVATFTASDEEDGTPSVAFTPGTNTDGYYAISGTDVVLTQAGVDAVNAGETLPAVSLTATDSDNATAVDSDTPTYNAQNDGPTIDVVAEAAFNENDAAVDTVVATFTASDEEDGTPSVAFTPGTNTDGYYAISGTDVVLTQAGVDAVNAGETLPAVSLTATDSDNATAVDSDTPTYNAQNDGPTIDVVAEAAFNENDAAVDTVVATFTASDEEDGTPSVAFTPGTNTDGYYAISGTDVVLTQAGVDAVNAGETLPAVSLTATDSDNATAVDSDTPTYNAQNDGPTIDVVAEAAFNENDAAVDTVVATFTASDEEDGTPSVAFTPGTNTDGYYAISGTDVVLTQAGVDAVNAGETLPAVSLTATDSDNATAVDSDTPTYNAQNDGPTIDVVAEAAFNENDAAVDTVVATFTASDEEDGTPSVAFTPGTNTDGYYAISGTDVVLTQAGVDAVNAGETLPAVSLTATDSDNATAVDSDTPTYNAQNDGPTIDVVAEAAFNENDAAVDTVVATFTASDEEDGTPSVAFTPGTNTDGYYAISGTDVVLTQAGVDAVNAGETLPAVSLTATDSDNATAVDSDTPTYNAQNDGPEADNFTETTVDCVTSVDFAPHTSDEEDDAAGFETSVIIESEPIFGTLYEVADDGTKTEVVVGQEYGDADNFEYVLDSDIADQLSFSASDLASDIDTSNGSTSISYFNDLISISAGTYTGSSPVGNDVVSNPGVYLNYDGYSVEDGFGVSTSKNGSSELDVTSKEFIAVDFGNSGAEILSANLDFGSVYGNYNPNSSADGEINVVALDSDGNVVGTFNFNTENNSNFGDEYTLSIDSSGNATVNVSIPDGNGGFIPFTELRVFTTQDGSSNPNRNSNITFKGVEVVDAKVTETIDYKAEDSSDLESSTAQVTIETESIVKPSPEVTSVLRDVSEDASATQSVVGNIDVLYADSIILQEPSESYTSNGHGITWISSNAGQTLVGTVNGSVILTATIDDAGNYDLSLSGPVDHLDGNTQLDQMSIDIGVVASNSNGSQTGTISLSIADDNPIARPIINDLQPSAKAGANVQLILDVSGSMAWDSVTGSSTVTNVSRLSIMQDGAKQLLSEYQSLGVTQVQIVTFSGSSDAQNGASGTSWMSVTEAIDLIDNLAAGGATYYDTAIDAAMDHWDDTGKVDGNPSNITYFLSDGAPNSGGSLTDSEKSSWESFVDSNDITALAYGMGEAVPITYLEDIAYNGATDSEIGAVVVPDITQLPPIILQSVVDPISGQVVNDGSNGSISGFGADGGYVSEVTFGGVTVSYNGVEASVSGFDSGVSTAIDGSQVSIFIDDSHTLVLDMATGSYQFFAAVVGSDISLDFDYELSDNDGDTSSSNMTFNIKAPVMEANDDDVSTTELVPVLIDVLANDYNPHALTSILTLSSVTLLNPALGQVSIVDGQVLFVPSDNANAGDVVEISYTATDKNGNSDSATMSVSITAHSGNTISDGNGINAVYMPQGIVSSNHGDNWQSQPEPSITVNGVKVERGQQNPQLTDNSDLIVTGGDNDHVEGGDFNDIIHLGDSGSNAAFDVQDAEEFVEADASQIYQGDSEDGTLDSPYVAPSWADVGQGGSGNDVILGEAGIDLISGGSGDDYLDGGSENDYIRAGSGRDIVIGGTGDDHLRGEGDDDILIGGIGDDILTGDDGDDLFQWVDQPFQNDVDTITDFTLDEDHLDISQLLPNENTMSDLLEHIVIEKASGNDLVITISESAGHTGDTQTIVLDGAANQVSSLSSGEVTGQQLNDLMNQLFKQLPDQ